One Candidatus Roseilinea sp. genomic region harbors:
- a CDS encoding ATPase, with protein MASLSGPLSVSDPKPKKQKKKIDIPYNRWPNRLRRAIRSFIKIFILVSLGVTIYMLATIDDVSLNMFFSAVGLAIDLSLRIMAVLLSIVLQFGLLFWFLSRPQVEIIRPGDDTTVTFDDYWGQPQLVKLVKQWMSLLRDRKEFEKMGGKYISGLLLYGPPGTGKTMLAKAIAGESGMAFISAQGTSFQGMFWGMDILKVLRFCKWARDLAKKYGACVAYIDEIDAVGMNRGGVRGSGPLVGSFTGFGLGMFALSTLLSQMDGMNQPSRSEKFWRRVYRMFGREYRPKRNWHVMWMGSTNRPDVLDPALTRSGRLDTKIAVEPPDRASRRLIIQGYLSKIQHDDTVDVEAIVADTAGMTPADIAGAITKDAVRLAFFDGRKKVSQRDIDKAFMEQTIGIETPVEEMDESQRRVLAYHEAGHAVAQYYVMPDQKIVRATIVRLSSGAQGHVMPVDTVDQHVEPVMRYAYEIIVSLAGRAAEKILTGEMFASTGGDYRNVQINLWKLAVYGYFGPRMAMRFGAFGADNMASAMAQDDVLEKYWLQMEQVTEKLLRRHWKEVTALAEELLARNTLNGKEVVEIIEANQSLEAFKEEEIIPRTLAAIRAQTLAELRNGKSGGQLLNEPVPTAVEANGMNRPVAEDEPVVIINGASNGNASHQPTPATVGADADNPPSEGPTLISNGVGDFTPEIVHGQDQQPPSPEQK; from the coding sequence ATGGCGAGCCTTTCTGGCCCACTGAGTGTGTCCGATCCCAAACCCAAGAAGCAAAAGAAAAAGATCGACATCCCCTATAACCGTTGGCCGAACCGCTTGCGCCGGGCGATCCGCAGCTTCATCAAAATCTTCATCCTGGTCAGCCTGGGCGTCACGATCTACATGCTGGCCACCATTGACGACGTGTCGCTGAACATGTTCTTCAGCGCCGTGGGGCTAGCCATTGACCTCTCGTTGCGCATCATGGCTGTGCTGCTCAGCATCGTGCTGCAGTTCGGCTTGCTGTTCTGGTTCCTCTCCCGCCCCCAGGTGGAGATCATCCGCCCCGGCGACGATACCACCGTCACCTTCGATGATTACTGGGGCCAGCCGCAGCTCGTCAAGCTGGTGAAGCAGTGGATGAGCCTGCTGCGCGATCGCAAGGAATTCGAGAAGATGGGCGGCAAGTACATCAGCGGCTTGCTGCTCTACGGCCCTCCCGGCACCGGCAAGACGATGCTGGCCAAGGCCATCGCCGGCGAGTCGGGCATGGCGTTCATTAGCGCGCAGGGCACCAGCTTCCAGGGCATGTTCTGGGGCATGGACATCCTGAAGGTGCTTCGTTTCTGCAAGTGGGCGCGCGATCTGGCCAAGAAGTACGGCGCCTGCGTGGCCTACATCGACGAGATTGACGCGGTGGGCATGAACCGCGGCGGCGTGCGCGGCAGCGGGCCGCTGGTCGGCAGCTTCACCGGCTTCGGACTGGGCATGTTCGCGCTCTCCACGCTGCTCAGCCAGATGGACGGCATGAACCAGCCCTCGCGCAGCGAGAAGTTCTGGCGGCGCGTGTATCGCATGTTCGGCCGCGAGTATCGCCCCAAGCGCAACTGGCACGTGATGTGGATGGGCAGCACCAACCGCCCCGACGTGCTGGACCCGGCGCTCACCCGCTCCGGCCGGCTGGACACCAAGATCGCCGTCGAGCCGCCTGACCGCGCCAGCCGCCGCCTGATCATCCAGGGCTACTTGAGCAAGATCCAGCACGATGACACGGTGGACGTCGAGGCGATCGTCGCCGACACGGCCGGCATGACCCCCGCCGACATCGCCGGCGCCATTACCAAAGACGCCGTCCGACTGGCGTTCTTCGACGGGCGCAAGAAGGTGAGCCAACGGGACATTGACAAGGCGTTCATGGAGCAGACGATCGGCATCGAGACGCCGGTGGAAGAGATGGATGAATCTCAACGCCGCGTGCTGGCCTATCACGAAGCCGGCCATGCCGTCGCCCAATACTACGTCATGCCCGATCAGAAGATCGTCCGCGCCACCATCGTGCGGCTCTCCAGCGGCGCGCAGGGCCACGTCATGCCGGTGGACACGGTGGATCAGCACGTCGAGCCGGTGATGCGCTACGCCTACGAGATCATCGTGTCGCTGGCCGGCCGCGCTGCCGAGAAGATCCTGACCGGCGAGATGTTCGCTTCCACCGGCGGCGACTACCGCAACGTGCAGATCAACCTGTGGAAGCTGGCGGTGTACGGTTACTTCGGCCCGCGCATGGCGATGCGCTTCGGAGCGTTCGGTGCCGACAACATGGCCTCCGCCATGGCGCAGGATGATGTGCTGGAGAAATACTGGCTGCAGATGGAGCAAGTGACCGAGAAACTGCTCCGCCGGCACTGGAAAGAGGTGACCGCGCTCGCCGAAGAACTCCTTGCCAGGAACACTTTGAACGGCAAGGAAGTCGTCGAGATCATCGAGGCTAACCAGAGCCTGGAAGCATTCAAGGAAGAGGAGATCATCCCGCGCACGCTCGCCGCCATTCGCGCTCAGACGCTGGCCGAGTTGCGCAACGGCAAGAGCGGCGGCCAGTTGTTGAACGAGCCGGTGCCGACGGCCGTCGAAGCAAACGGGATGAATCGCCCCGTCGCCGAAGACGAGCCCGTGGTGATCATCAACGGCGCGTCGAACGGCAATGCATCGCATCAACCCACACCTGCGACCGTCGGCGCAGACGCGGACAATCCACCTAGCGAGGGGCCGACGTTGATCAGCAACGGCGTCGGCGATTTCACCCCTGAGATCGTCCACGGTCAGGATCAGCAGCCGCCCTCGCCCGAACAGAAATGA
- a CDS encoding nucleoside triphosphate pyrophosphohydrolase, with protein sequence MIILLGLGPGSANLLTREAWEVLSAVERVYLRTRHHPAVAGLPAHLALQDFDALYESATRFDDVYAQIAEAIIAAAQTTSGDVVYAVPGHPLVGEASVWLILRRARQLGIRTRIVGGMSFIESTLEALSVVSSSDHTPTAPTRPSTHPLQPLSLDPLDGLQIGDALEIAARHHPPLNPDRPALIAQIHSRAVASDVKLTLMNQYPPQHPVFVVRGADSEGGAAPVASPCLLVPLSELDHAERFDHLTSLYVPPLPRPGGLESLQETIAHLRAPEGCPWDREQTHESLRGTLLEETYEVLTAIDAGDLEALREELGDLLLNVVLQCQIATEAEEFRMGDVIAEVDAKLRRRHPHVFGDVVVNNAEEVIANWHAIKRQEKAATVEAGGSALDGIAPALPALAQAQKLAHRAEKAGFRWDDHGDRLAKVREELEEAANARDDAHRAEEIGDLLFTIANWADGYGIDVETAAREANRKFARRFRALERIIRERGLALSAMSQAEMRAIWQEIKRLE encoded by the coding sequence GTGATAATCTTGCTCGGCTTAGGTCCCGGAAGCGCAAACCTTCTGACGCGGGAAGCCTGGGAGGTGCTCAGCGCGGTGGAGCGTGTCTACCTGAGAACACGACATCACCCGGCCGTCGCTGGACTACCGGCTCACCTCGCGCTACAAGACTTCGACGCGCTCTACGAGAGCGCGACCCGCTTCGACGACGTGTATGCCCAAATTGCTGAGGCGATCATCGCAGCGGCTCAGACGACTTCAGGCGATGTGGTGTACGCCGTGCCGGGTCACCCCCTCGTCGGCGAGGCCAGCGTATGGCTGATCCTGCGGCGCGCCCGGCAGCTTGGCATCCGTACCCGCATCGTCGGCGGGATGAGCTTCATCGAATCCACGCTGGAAGCGCTGAGTGTAGTTTCGAGTTCGGATCACACCCCGACCGCACCGACTCGACCCTCAACCCACCCCCTTCAACCCCTTTCGCTCGACCCGCTGGACGGCTTGCAAATCGGCGACGCGCTCGAAATCGCCGCGCGCCATCATCCCCCGCTGAACCCGGATCGGCCGGCGCTGATCGCCCAAATCCACTCGCGCGCCGTCGCCTCCGACGTCAAGCTCACGCTGATGAACCAGTATCCGCCGCAACATCCCGTCTTCGTCGTTCGCGGCGCCGACAGCGAGGGGGGAGCAGCGCCCGTCGCATCGCCTTGCCTCCTCGTCCCCCTGTCTGAGCTCGACCACGCCGAACGCTTCGACCATCTGACGTCGCTCTACGTGCCGCCGCTGCCGCGCCCGGGCGGCCTCGAGTCGCTCCAGGAGACAATCGCGCACCTGCGTGCGCCGGAGGGTTGCCCATGGGATCGCGAACAGACGCACGAGTCGCTGCGCGGCACGCTGCTTGAGGAGACCTACGAGGTGTTGACGGCGATTGACGCCGGCGACCTGGAAGCGCTCAGGGAAGAGCTAGGCGATTTGTTGCTCAACGTGGTGCTGCAGTGCCAAATTGCCACCGAAGCCGAGGAATTTCGCATGGGCGACGTGATCGCCGAAGTGGATGCCAAGCTCCGCCGCCGGCATCCCCACGTGTTCGGCGATGTGGTCGTCAACAATGCCGAGGAGGTCATCGCCAATTGGCATGCCATCAAGCGCCAGGAGAAGGCGGCCACGGTTGAGGCGGGCGGTTCGGCGCTCGATGGCATCGCGCCGGCGCTGCCCGCCCTAGCCCAGGCGCAGAAATTGGCCCATCGCGCGGAGAAGGCCGGCTTTCGGTGGGACGACCACGGCGACCGGCTGGCCAAGGTGCGCGAGGAGCTGGAGGAAGCAGCCAACGCCCGCGACGACGCGCATCGTGCCGAGGAGATCGGCGACCTGCTGTTCACCATCGCCAACTGGGCTGATGGCTATGGGATTGACGTCGAGACCGCAGCGCGCGAGGCCAACCGCAAGTTCGCCCGCCGGTTCCGCGCGTTGGAGCGGATCATCCGCGAGCGTGGGCTTGCGTTGAGCGCGATGAGCCAGGCCGAAATGCGCGCGATCTGGCAGGAGATCAAGCGGCTGGAATGA
- a CDS encoding NUDIX hydrolase, giving the protein MTTTSDIFVTVDIVIFTLRDGDLQVLLVKRNTPPFEGRWAIPGGFVQHDESLEDAAARVLFDEAGVRGVHIEQLYTFGRVDRDPRGRMVTVAYFALVPAPLALHAGGSTSDAQWQSVYDLPEMAFDHAEIVHYALRRLRYKLEYTAVGFRLLPSVFTLSQLQQAYETVLGERLDKRNFRRRILQARVIEETGMMHSGEGRPAKLYRYREDAVAEVKARRLFP; this is encoded by the coding sequence ATGACCACGACATCCGACATCTTCGTCACGGTGGACATCGTGATCTTCACCCTCCGCGATGGCGATTTGCAAGTGTTGCTGGTGAAGCGCAACACGCCGCCTTTCGAGGGTCGCTGGGCGATTCCGGGCGGCTTTGTGCAACACGACGAATCGCTCGAAGACGCCGCGGCGCGCGTATTGTTCGACGAAGCCGGCGTGCGCGGCGTGCACATCGAGCAGCTCTACACCTTCGGCCGGGTGGATCGCGACCCGCGCGGGCGCATGGTGACCGTGGCGTACTTCGCGCTGGTGCCCGCCCCGCTGGCGCTGCACGCCGGCGGCAGCACCAGCGACGCGCAATGGCAGTCCGTCTACGACCTGCCGGAGATGGCCTTCGATCACGCCGAGATCGTCCACTATGCGCTCCGGCGATTGCGCTACAAGCTGGAATACACCGCGGTCGGCTTTCGGTTGCTCCCCTCGGTGTTCACCCTCAGCCAACTGCAACAGGCATACGAGACGGTCCTGGGCGAGCGGTTGGACAAGCGCAACTTCCGCCGGCGCATCCTGCAGGCGCGGGTCATCGAGGAGACCGGCATGATGCACAGCGGCGAAGGCCGCCCCGCAAAATTGTATCGCTATCGCGAAGACGCCGTGGCTGAGGTCAAAGCGCGCCGACTCTTTCCATAG
- a CDS encoding metallophosphoesterase has protein sequence MKLAILSDIHGNYPALLNAVEHVEAWRPDVVVVAGDTVNRGPRSADCLNLVLAKARAAGWLMVIGNHEEYVIAQSKPDCPTDGPQAEIQRASRWTYEQLNRDVSALEAMPFARELPGPAGDARITHASMLGTRDGVYPQTTDDELPPKLGQPLPAVFCVGHTHQPLTRTLNGTLVVNAGSVGLPFDGDWRLSYAQVTWHSGRWHARIVRLAYDRQQAERDFYETGFLDEGGALARVMLRELQIASGLIYSWAKEFEQPVRSGEITLEQSVERFLRRY, from the coding sequence ATGAAATTAGCCATCCTTAGCGACATCCACGGCAACTATCCGGCGCTGCTCAACGCCGTCGAACATGTCGAGGCGTGGCGACCGGATGTGGTGGTCGTCGCCGGCGACACCGTCAACCGGGGGCCTCGTTCGGCCGATTGTCTGAACCTCGTACTGGCCAAAGCGCGCGCGGCGGGCTGGCTCATGGTCATCGGCAACCACGAGGAGTACGTGATCGCCCAGAGCAAGCCGGATTGCCCGACGGACGGCCCCCAGGCCGAGATCCAGCGCGCCTCGCGCTGGACGTATGAGCAATTGAATCGCGACGTATCAGCGTTGGAAGCCATGCCGTTTGCGCGCGAGCTGCCTGGGCCGGCCGGCGACGCGCGCATCACGCATGCCTCGATGCTCGGCACCCGCGATGGCGTATATCCTCAGACGACTGATGACGAACTCCCGCCCAAGCTGGGGCAGCCGCTGCCGGCGGTGTTCTGCGTCGGGCACACGCACCAGCCGCTCACGCGGACGCTGAACGGCACGCTGGTCGTCAACGCTGGCTCGGTGGGCCTGCCGTTCGACGGCGACTGGCGTTTGAGCTACGCGCAGGTGACCTGGCACAGCGGCCGTTGGCATGCCCGCATCGTGCGCTTAGCATACGACCGGCAGCAGGCCGAGCGTGATTTTTACGAGACCGGTTTCCTGGATGAAGGGGGAGCATTGGCGCGCGTGATGCTGCGCGAACTCCAAATCGCCTCGGGTTTGATCTACAGTTGGGCAAAGGAGTTCGAGCAACCGGTGCGCAGCGGGGAGATCACCCTCGAGCAGTCCGTCGAGCGATTTCTCCGGCGATACTAG